In a single window of the Longimicrobium sp. genome:
- a CDS encoding NADH-quinone oxidoreductase subunit M: MDDILRGHGILTFLIFFPLVAALAAWLAGERHAKRVALAAGIIEFLASVPLFWAVRPGAPTTCQMTAVAGLAKTEVRQVPLFQNCADYVWFGDWGIHYRIGMDGISLFMVLLTTLLLPLMVLGSWTYIRDRQRGFYASLLALTSGVVGVFLALDMFLFYVFWEVMLIPMYFLIGIWGGRERVYAAVKFFLFTTVGSLLMLVAILWLFWKQYSLSGVPSFSYFDFLGLALTARQQLYLFLAFALAFAIKVPVFPFHTWLPHAHVQAPTAGSVILAGVLLKMGTYGFIRFGVPLFPYVSDHRVIVTWAMALGLVGILYTALVAAAQPNAKKLVAYTSVAHLGFVIMGIFAYNLQGMQGALLVMIGHGLSTPMLFFLLGMMYERRHTYEIDDFGGLAASVPLLAAMLVFAGMASVGLPTTSGFVGEFLVLVGAFGSQPWFALPAALGVILAAYYMLPMVQKVAFNALSRPANRTIPDLNGRELAVLLPLVALILWIGLYPKPFLERMEPAAQHILAQVQHDRRAPEVPDAPVVASTAGAAAEDGGAR, encoded by the coding sequence GTGGACGACATTCTCCGGGGTCACGGGATCCTGACCTTCCTGATCTTCTTCCCGCTGGTGGCCGCGCTCGCGGCCTGGCTGGCGGGGGAGAGGCACGCCAAGCGGGTGGCGCTCGCCGCCGGGATCATCGAGTTCCTGGCCTCGGTGCCGCTCTTCTGGGCCGTGCGGCCGGGCGCCCCGACGACGTGCCAGATGACGGCGGTGGCCGGGCTCGCGAAGACGGAGGTGCGGCAGGTGCCCCTGTTCCAGAACTGCGCCGACTACGTGTGGTTCGGCGACTGGGGGATCCACTACCGCATCGGGATGGACGGCATCTCGCTGTTCATGGTGCTGCTCACCACGCTCCTCCTGCCGCTGATGGTGCTGGGGTCGTGGACGTACATCCGCGACCGCCAGCGCGGCTTCTACGCGTCGCTGCTGGCGCTCACCTCGGGCGTGGTGGGCGTCTTCCTGGCGCTCGACATGTTCCTCTTCTACGTGTTCTGGGAGGTGATGCTGATCCCGATGTACTTCCTGATCGGGATCTGGGGCGGGAGGGAGCGCGTGTACGCGGCGGTGAAGTTCTTCCTCTTCACCACGGTGGGCTCGCTGCTGATGCTGGTGGCGATCCTCTGGCTCTTCTGGAAGCAGTACTCGCTCAGCGGGGTGCCGAGCTTCTCGTACTTCGACTTCCTGGGCCTGGCGCTCACGGCGCGCCAGCAGCTGTACCTCTTCCTGGCGTTCGCGCTGGCGTTCGCCATCAAGGTGCCGGTCTTCCCCTTCCACACCTGGCTGCCGCACGCGCACGTGCAGGCGCCCACGGCGGGCTCGGTGATCCTGGCGGGGGTGCTGCTGAAGATGGGGACCTACGGCTTCATCCGCTTCGGGGTGCCGCTCTTCCCGTACGTGTCGGACCACCGGGTGATCGTCACCTGGGCGATGGCGCTGGGGCTGGTGGGGATCCTGTACACGGCGCTGGTGGCGGCCGCCCAGCCCAACGCCAAGAAGCTGGTGGCGTACACCTCGGTGGCGCACCTGGGCTTCGTGATCATGGGGATCTTCGCGTACAACCTGCAGGGGATGCAGGGGGCGCTCCTGGTGATGATCGGGCACGGGCTCTCCACGCCCATGCTCTTCTTCCTGCTGGGGATGATGTACGAGCGGCGCCACACCTACGAGATCGACGACTTCGGCGGGCTGGCGGCCTCGGTGCCGCTCCTGGCCGCGATGCTGGTGTTCGCGGGGATGGCCAGCGTGGGCCTGCCCACCACCAGCGGCTTCGTGGGCGAGTTCCTGGTGCTGGTGGGCGCCTTCGGCTCGCAGCCGTGGTTCGCGCTGCCGGCGGCGCTGGGGGTGATCCTGGCCGCCTACTACATGCTGCCGATGGTGCAGAAGGTGGCCTTCAACGCGCTGTCCAGGCCCGCCAACCGCACCATCCCCGACCTGAACGGGCGCGAGCTGGCGGTGCTGCTGCCGCTGGTGGCGCTCATCCTCTGGATCGGGCTGTACCCGAAGCCGTTCCTGGAGCGCATGGAGCCGGCCGCCCAGCACATCCTGGCCCAGGTGCAGCACGACCGCCGGGCGCCCGAGGTGCCGGACGCGCCGGTGGTGGCGTCGACCGCGGGCGCGGCGGCGGAGGACGGGGGGGCGCGATGA
- the nuoL gene encoding NADH-quinone oxidoreductase subunit L encodes MLILLQEAAHGAAAAAEGAHGAFEPVAPWLIVVLPLLGFVLNGALSVIAARRALPKLPPVGDPFYDHAHEPEPGRAHVDAHVYATAGAEPSEQESLDHGTRPNPVDAAAADHADEAHPAHDAHHAHGAHDVHDAHHAHDAHDHAPAGPKPFTHVLPSFIAPGVLFAAFAVAVANFLRMRAAHPGAPWVHSYWDWMPVGSLQVGAALQLDQLSMLMALVVTGVGAFIHLFSVGYMKEDPGYPRYMAYLNLFVFFMLTLVLGANYPVMFVGWEGVGLCSYLLIGFWFREKANADAGKKAFIVNRIGDFGFLIAMFLLFWNVRSLDFVSVFADAPEALGYATPVATAVALFLFLGAVGKSAQIPLYVWLPDAMAGPTPVSALIHAATMVTAGVYLVARSSVLYMLAPSASLVVALVGALTAIFAATIGLKQWDIKKVLAYSTVSQLGFMFVAVGLGAYVAGMFHLMTHAFFKACLFLGSGAVIHAMHHALHATHNPADAQDMRNMGGLGKYLPVTFATMAIATLAISGVPPFAGFFSKDEIIGAALLGAEGHNPFSQARLFGIPGSAWMGFIWAVLSVTAFMTAFYMGRMMIYTFLGPNRTGDEEKRHLHEGDWTLTLPLVVLAILSTVGGFLNVDPRVPLVSAFDFGQGAALHEWLHPVLAPADAVVRANLGELAEPEHAPWPIFFAIAIGLGGLLAAWLLIGPKARRIGDAAAEPAYRGTPERVLYNKWYVDELYDRVVVRPTHGLARSFARLDMGLIDGLVDFAGRTSQAVGLALGRLQTGQLNTYAVVLVVGVLLVLGSFVAF; translated from the coding sequence ATGCTGATCCTCCTCCAGGAGGCCGCGCACGGGGCGGCCGCCGCCGCGGAAGGCGCGCACGGCGCGTTCGAGCCCGTGGCCCCGTGGCTCATCGTCGTCCTCCCCCTGCTCGGCTTCGTGCTGAACGGCGCGCTCTCGGTGATCGCCGCCCGGCGCGCGCTGCCGAAGCTGCCGCCCGTGGGCGACCCATTCTACGACCACGCGCACGAGCCCGAGCCGGGGCGCGCCCACGTGGACGCGCACGTCTACGCCACGGCCGGCGCCGAGCCCAGCGAGCAGGAGTCGCTCGACCACGGCACCCGCCCCAACCCGGTGGACGCCGCGGCCGCGGACCACGCGGACGAGGCGCATCCCGCCCACGACGCGCATCATGCCCACGGGGCGCACGACGTCCACGACGCGCATCACGCCCACGACGCGCACGACCACGCGCCGGCGGGGCCGAAGCCGTTCACGCACGTGCTGCCGTCGTTCATCGCGCCGGGGGTGCTGTTCGCGGCGTTCGCGGTGGCGGTCGCCAACTTCCTGCGCATGCGGGCGGCGCACCCCGGGGCGCCGTGGGTGCACTCGTACTGGGACTGGATGCCGGTGGGGAGCCTGCAGGTGGGCGCCGCGCTGCAGCTCGACCAGCTCTCCATGCTGATGGCGCTGGTGGTGACGGGCGTGGGCGCGTTCATCCACCTGTTCTCGGTCGGCTACATGAAGGAGGACCCCGGGTACCCGCGCTACATGGCGTACCTGAACCTCTTCGTGTTCTTCATGCTCACCCTGGTCCTGGGGGCCAACTACCCGGTGATGTTCGTCGGCTGGGAGGGGGTGGGGCTCTGCTCGTACCTGCTGATCGGCTTCTGGTTCAGGGAGAAGGCGAACGCCGACGCGGGGAAGAAGGCGTTCATCGTCAACCGCATCGGCGACTTCGGCTTCCTGATCGCCATGTTCCTGCTGTTCTGGAACGTGCGCTCGCTCGACTTCGTGAGCGTCTTCGCCGACGCGCCCGAGGCGCTGGGCTACGCCACGCCGGTGGCCACCGCGGTCGCCCTCTTCCTCTTCCTGGGCGCCGTGGGCAAGAGCGCGCAGATCCCGCTCTACGTCTGGCTCCCCGACGCCATGGCCGGCCCCACGCCGGTGTCCGCGCTGATCCACGCGGCCACCATGGTGACGGCGGGCGTGTACCTGGTGGCCCGCTCGTCGGTCCTCTACATGCTGGCGCCGTCCGCCTCGCTCGTCGTGGCGCTCGTCGGCGCGCTCACGGCGATCTTCGCGGCCACCATCGGCCTCAAGCAGTGGGACATCAAGAAGGTGCTGGCGTACTCCACCGTCAGTCAGCTCGGCTTCATGTTCGTGGCGGTGGGGCTGGGGGCGTACGTGGCGGGGATGTTCCACCTGATGACGCACGCCTTCTTCAAGGCCTGCCTCTTCCTGGGCTCGGGCGCGGTGATCCACGCCATGCACCACGCCCTGCACGCCACGCACAACCCCGCCGACGCGCAGGACATGCGCAACATGGGCGGGCTCGGGAAGTACCTCCCCGTCACCTTCGCCACCATGGCCATCGCCACGCTGGCGATCTCGGGGGTGCCGCCCTTCGCCGGCTTCTTCTCCAAGGACGAGATCATCGGCGCGGCGCTGCTCGGCGCGGAGGGGCACAACCCGTTCTCGCAGGCCCGGCTGTTCGGGATCCCGGGGAGCGCCTGGATGGGCTTCATCTGGGCCGTGCTCTCCGTCACCGCCTTCATGACGGCCTTCTACATGGGCCGCATGATGATCTACACCTTCCTGGGGCCCAACCGCACGGGCGACGAGGAGAAGAGGCACCTGCACGAGGGCGACTGGACGCTCACCCTGCCGCTCGTCGTGCTCGCCATCCTGTCGACGGTGGGCGGCTTCCTGAACGTGGACCCGCGGGTGCCGCTGGTGAGCGCCTTCGACTTCGGGCAGGGCGCGGCGCTGCACGAGTGGCTGCACCCGGTGCTGGCCCCCGCCGACGCCGTGGTGCGCGCCAACCTGGGCGAGCTGGCCGAGCCCGAGCACGCCCCCTGGCCGATCTTCTTCGCCATCGCCATCGGCCTGGGCGGGCTGCTGGCCGCCTGGCTGCTGATCGGGCCGAAGGCGCGGCGGATCGGCGACGCGGCCGCCGAGCCGGCGTACCGGGGGACGCCCGAGCGGGTGCTGTACAACAAGTGGTACGTGGACGAGCTGTACGACCGCGTGGTGGTGCGCCCGACGCACGGCCTGGCGCGCTCCTTCGCGCGGCTCGACATGGGGCTCATCGACGGCCTGGTGGACTTCGCGGGGCGCACCTCGCAGGCGGTGGGGCTGGCGCTGGGGCGGCTGCAGACGGGGCAGCTCAACACCTACGCCGTGGTGCTGGTGGTGGGCGTGCTGCTGGTGCTCGGCAGCTTCGTGGCCTTCTGA
- the nuoK gene encoding NADH-quinone oxidoreductase subunit NuoK yields METIPLEYSLGLSAILFAIGVAGVMVRRNAIVLFMCVELMLNAVNLAFVALSPYAGVQGQVFVFFVIAVAAAEAAVGLAIMIAVFRHKDSVDVKNFSLLRW; encoded by the coding sequence ATGGAAACCATCCCGCTCGAGTACTCGCTGGGCCTCTCCGCCATCCTCTTCGCCATCGGCGTGGCGGGGGTGATGGTGCGCAGGAACGCCATCGTGCTGTTCATGTGCGTGGAGCTGATGCTCAACGCCGTGAACCTGGCGTTCGTGGCGCTCTCGCCGTACGCGGGGGTGCAGGGCCAGGTGTTCGTCTTCTTCGTGATCGCCGTGGCCGCCGCCGAGGCCGCGGTGGGGCTCGCCATCATGATCGCCGTCTTCCGGCACAAGGACTCGGTGGACGTGAAGAACTTCAGCCTGCTCCGGTGGTAG